Genomic window (Spirosoma sp. KCTC 42546):
CAGTCCCTATTTTAGTACGATAAGGAACAAAATCATCCGCAAACTTGCCATCACGGTTTATATATAGTTCGATCAATGTTTTCAGATTGCCCTGCTCCGTTGTCTGGCTACGTCCGTACGTAATTTGGCGGGTATTATCTTTCCCATCTTTAAAGATTACCAGCGCATCGTATTTACCTTCGGCGGTGCCCGTTTCAAATACGTTGACGATCTGCTCAATTTTAGATTTTATGGCTACTGTAATCATGATGTTAGAAACTAAATGATGTGGTTAAAATCTATTTTTTTCGTTTGCTTAGTTACTCAGTATGGATCACACCAGGCTTTCAATAGAGAATACATCGAGCTTCGATTTCCGGAAATTACGCACTCGTTTTAGTACAGCATTTCCATTATTAGACCCGCCCTCGTTGGTATTCCCCTCAATGGTTTCAAAAATATCATCATCTACTGCCGAAATAATGCCGGCATGTATCCAGTCATGAGGTGCCTGTTGCAGAAGGAAAATATCGCCTGGTTTCACTACAGAAGGGTCATTTCGAATCTGTGTGTACCGAGAAAGAATTCCCTTTTGCAAACCCGTCATACCAACCGTATCACAGCTATAGGTCAGCGGCATAAGCTTCTTGAAATTTTTTCCCTGTACAGAAGCCGCCTGATCAAGGATAGCCTGTACAAACCCCATACACCAGAACCATTCCGAGCCTTCGTTCCCATCCATATACGCCCGTACCCATGGACCCGAATTTGGCTGCTGATCAATAATCAACTCAAAGGGGCGGTTAACAAGATGGTTTTCGGCAATAGTTAGAATCAGCTCCCGCAATCCAGCACCCTGACCAGCGCCTAAAAAAGCTGCCCGCATTGGAGCCGATAATAAGTCGAATGTGGCCTGGTCCACCAGACCGGTTTCGGCAACACCCTTTGCTTTCTGGAAATTCTTGACAGCCTGTTCTGTGGCTTTCCCAAAATCGCCATCAATCCCTGTAGCCGTAGCCGAACCTGGGTGTGACATGGAGAAAAGCGTTAGCCAGGACTGAATTTTCCGGACTTCTTTTCTGGAGTTGCTGGCTCCATTCCGTTGTTGGGTACTACTAATCGTTAATTCGTTTTGAAAGGAGGTCTTTTGCATGGTCGTGGTTTCAATAAGCAGGCAAGAGTAAGTAAATCAATTGCTTGATTAATCTTACAAAAGCGATCCGTATCAACCGTAAATTTTTGAGTAAACGGTATAGGAAAATAGGATTAGGAGAAATGCACATTAATTTACTATCGCGTTCACTATCAGCCAATAACACGAACAGCTCCCAATTGGGAGCTGTTCAAAAATCCTGTCTGTAAAGGAAATTTTAACTGTATAGGCCATTAAGTCCATCTAACTAGCTATTGCGCTGATCAACGCTGATAACGACCTGGAATTAGGAACGTTTCAGCAACAAAACCGATCATGACACCCAGGCTATAGCAGAGCAGATCGCTCCAAACGAATGTAAAACCCAGCACCAGTCCGCCCAGTCGTGTAGCCCGCAGGCTATCAATCCAGGGGGCGTGATACAACTGGCTACTCTCAATGCTGAATGAGAAGATGAGTGTTGCCAGAGCAATGGCTTTGGTGGGCCATCGGGTAAACAGGAAGGCGAAGCCAAAGAACACCATTAATGCCCACAGCACATCACCTATATAAGTTTTTACAAATGGGATATCCCCCAGAAAACGCCTGGAGGCCAAACCCATGAGCAGAATGATCAGGGTCAGTAATCCGTAAATGGTTCGGTTTCGATGGATAGAAGGCATTTTATCGGTTTCTCATTTGTACAATGTCTTCGCTATTTCCAGCGGTCTGTCGGTCGACATAATATCGGCTCCGTTGTCGGCGAATGTTTTATAGACCTGATCACCTTTGGCCGCGGCCTGTTTATCGAGGTTACCAAGGGTGCCCAGAATACAGGCAATGCCTTTCTGATGTAGAAATTTATACAAGTCGGCATCGGGTTCTTTGACGCCCACGAAAGCCACCATCCGGTTATCGGGGACACCTAATTCACGCAGTCGGTCATATTCAGCCTGATTGCGGATCGTTACCGAAATCATCAGATTTGGGTCGAGTTTAGTTAGTTTGGCCGCATCCTGCGCGTTATAGGTAATCACGGCAGCATAGTCGCCCATGCCCGTTTTGTGAATCATGTCCACCACTTTTGCGAAGGATACATTCCGTTTGACATCGAGGGTAAACGTAACTTTGTTCTTCCCCCAACGCAGTACATCTTCGAGCGTCGGAATTTTATAGGGTGTTACGTTGCCCATATTATCCTCCAACCGATACGGGCTTAGTTCCGCGTATGTTTTGTCAATTAGTTTCCCTGTACCGGTGGTTGTGCGGTCGAGGGTGGCGTCGTGCATCATCACCATGACGCTGTCTTTGGTCAGGTCGATATCGCATTCAATAATGACTGGACGATTTGGCTTCCCTATGGTTTTTGCCATGTAGGCAAACGATTCGATACAGTTTTCAGGATAACCCTTCAGATCACCCCCACCCCGGTGCACCGAAATCTTTACCTCCTGATTGGGTTTGTAACTAAAGAATTCGTAGCCCTTACCAGATGAGATGTTGGTATAAGTCTTTGGGGAACAGGCAATCAGGCCGAAACTAAGGCCAAGGACGATAAATTGTTTTGTGGTCATTCTTGTTGCTGATGATATGATCAGGGCGTGTTCTGGAACCGTTCTGATAAAGTGGATTGTTGAAAGATAGACCGCAGATTGTTATGATTTTTATGATTGATTATGATTTTTCCTTAAATCAGAATGATCATAAAAATCATAACAATCTGTGTTCGATAATATGCCGTAAAAATAAGGCAACCAGTTAGAACAACGTCGTATGATTCCCTTTTCAGTTCTGGATTTATCGCCCATTGTGGAAGGCAATACAGCCTCCCAGGCGCTACAAAATACACTCAGTCTGGCTCAACATGCTGAGCAACTGGGTTATAACCGTTATTGGCTGGCCGAGCACCACAACATGCCGGGTATCGCCAGTGCTGCTACCTCTGTTGTAATTGGCTATGTAGCTGGTGGCACAAAAACTATTCGGGTGGGTTCGGGTGGTATCATGCTGCCGAATCACTCGCCCTTAGTCATTGCCGAACAATTTGGCACGTTAGAATCGCTCTACCCAGGCCGGATTGATTTAGGACTGGGTCGGGCTCCCGGTTCCGATCAGCCAACAGCGCGGGCACTCCGACGCGATGCCACTGGGCCAGACACATTCCCACAGGATGTACTTGAGTTACAGCGTTATTTTCAGCCCGATGATTCCAACCAATTTGTTCAGGCAGTGCCTGGGAATGGTCTGGATGTACCCATATGGATACTGGGCTCTAGCTTGTTTGGCGCACAATTAGCGGCTATTCTTGGGCTTCCTTACGCCTTCGCGTCGCACTTTGCGCCCAATGACTTGATGCGGGCTCTGCATGTGTACAGAACGCAGTTTAAACCGTCGTCCCATTTAAAGGAACCGTATGCCATGGTAGCCGCAAATGTAATTGCGGCCGACACCGACCAGGAAGCCGAGCGTTTATTCACCTCTGTGCAACAGCAGTTTCTGTATATCCGCCGGGGAAAAGCCAGAAAAATGCAGCCACCGGTCGACGATCTTTCGGCGACCTGGCCCGATTACGAACTGGCGGGAATTGATTCCTTTTTTCGTTGCTCAGCCATAGGTTCACCAAGAACCATTCAGCGGCAGTTAGCGAATATTATTGAGCAAACACAGGCCAATGAACTGATATTCACGGCTCCTATTTTCGATCATGAAGCCCGAAAGCACTCACTTACGCTCACGGCGCAGGTGCGCGATGCGCTGGCAGTCGAGAAAGGAGAAGCGGTTGGGGTGTAAGCATACGTAGATGTGACGTCGGGTTCTTCAACCATTATTGTCCGAAATGTTTTTTCAAGGCATCGTCCAGTAAGGTTGGCTCCCCGTGGCATGCTACAATAAGTGTTTTGACCAGATCAGCTTCGAGTTCATAGACAAACAGCAATTTGTTGATCTTGAACCCAGGCCGATCATTAAACCGACCATATAACCCAATCAACATAGCGCCAATGAGCATCACATACGCCATGATTTTGATCCCGTTAAAGGATCGGGACAGAAAATGAGAAAAATTCATCTGCTGCTTGATGAACCGAAAGAATTTCTCGATCTGCCAACGCTGTCGATAAATCTGACTCACCTCCAATGCGCTGAGCGAATCGGGCAGGCTGGTCAAAAACAGCAAAGATTGCTCAGGTTTGTCTTGTAGGTGAGCACTAATCAGGCGAAATGAGTCCGTAAGGAGTCGATTCGAACTCGTATAGAGCTTGATCAACGACTCCTTCTCTAAGACAAGTGTGTCGGTCGAGCTATCTATACGCTGCTCAGCCAGAAGCTGGTAACGACTGTTGGCTTTGATGCGGGTAACAAAAAAACGTTTCTCCTCAGGGGCTTATTGAACTGCTCAAAGGTGAGTCGATTTTGCAGCCCAGCGTCAAAAACGGCTACATCTTTGGCCGAGAAAGCCAGCGATTCAATGGTTTCTTTGAGGGGTGTTTCATCGCTGGCATGGGTTTGTTGATCATAAAATCGAATCGTTTCGGGCTTTAAGCCATCATAGCCGATACTAAATTTGATATGCTTATAACGATGGGTTTCATCGTTGGCTTTACGGCCCAGTTGAATACCCAGGCCCAAGAGTTTGGCTGAACAAGCCACTAGGGTTGAATCAACCAGATGGAGTTGATAGCCCTGGACGGTGGGTGTGGGCCAGTGCTGGTTGACCAACTTGAGAACTTGCTTAAAAATAGCCTTCAGGTAGCCACAATCGAGTTGAGCCAGCCGGTCGGCTAAGGAGTTTCGTTTGGTGGTAAAGTGAGCATCCACGCCGATTAAGTGGCGAATGCCCACTTTTTCCAGCAGGGCCATAAGTACATTCAGACTCAACTCATTGGTGGTCAGAACGCCATAGAGCAATAACTTAAAAACCAGGGCTCCGCGGAGTTTTTTGACGTGTTTATCGACTTGATAGTCTAGGGCTAATGTTTCCAGCACCTCATCCGGCAAATAGCCTAACAGCGTTTTTACGGGTAATTTGGCGGTGTTCATTGGTTTTTAGACTTAAAACAAATCGACAAGAAAAAACATTTCGGACAATACTGGTTTAAGAACCCGACGTAGCGAGGTTTCTCAAAACCTACTGTGCCCTATTCGGTTTTGAGAAACCTCAACAGTCAGGTTGAAGAACCTGACTTCACCTGCATAGAGCTAAGCTAAAAATGGGTCGGTTTCTCAAAACCGACCCATTTTACTTAAATCACTACGTTCACAATTCGTTTCGGCACCACCACCACTTTTTTGGGTGATTTGCCTTCCAGCCACTTCTGCACGATTTCGTCGGCCAGCACTTCGCGCTCGATTTCGGCTGGAGCCCGGTCGATGGCGAAACTGATGGTTGTGCGCACTTTGCCATTGATCTGAATCGGGTACTCGAAGGCGTCCTCAACCAGATAAGCTGGATTGAATACGGGAAACTCCGCCTGCGAGATTGTGCCGGGCTCATTGCCTAACGCTGCCCAGAGCTCCTCCGTAATGTGGGGCGCGTAAGGCGACAAGATCAGTACCAAATCCTGCAAAATTGCCCGTTTGTGGCAATTCAACGTAGCCAGTTCATTTACGCAGATCATGAACTGACTCACCGATGTATTGAACGAGAACGCTTCAATATCATTTCCGGCCTTCTGAATCGTTTTGTGTAAAACCTTCAGTTCAGCCGGTGTTGCTGGTTCGTCTGTTACAATCCAGTTGCTACTTCCGTCTGCATTGTCCTTATAAAACAACCGCCAGAATTTACGGATGAAGCGATACACACCGTCGATACCATTGGTACTCCAGGGCTTAGCCTGTTCCAGCGGCCCGAGGAACATTTCGTAAAGCCGCAACACATCAGCGCCGTATTTCTCGACAATCGTATCGGGATTCACAACGTTGAACTTCGATTTCGACATTTTTTCAACCTCATTCCCAACGATGTATCGTCCATCAGGCTCAGTGATGAACTCAGCATTTTCGGCAAAATCAGGGCGAGCCTTTTTAAACGCGTCGATATCCAATACGTCATTTTCAACAATATTGACATCAACGTGAAGGGGAGTTACCTCCTGGCCGCTAATCTGGTTCAGCGATAAAAACACGGCTGGCGCACCTTCCCGTCCTGTACCTGCTATCCGATACACAAAATTGCTCCGCCCCTGAATCATGCCCTGGTTGATGAGCTTTTTGAACGGCTCTTCCTGCGGCACGTAGCCCCGGTCTTTCATGAACTTGTTCCAGAAACGACTGTACAGCAAGTGGCCCGTGGCGTGTTCGGTACCACCGATGTACAGATCCACATTCTGCCAGTAGTTAATGGCTTCTTTGCTGGCAAATTCGTTGTCGTTGTTCGGGTCCATGTAGCGGTACCAGTACCACGACGAACCTGCCCAACCCGGCATGGTACTTAATTCGTAATCGTAACTATTCAAGTCCCCTTTAGGGGATTTAGGGGTATACTTCCATCCCTCAGCGCGTCCTAGTGGGGGCTCACCGGTTTCGGTAGGCAGGTATTTATCAACGGCGGGCAATTCCAACGGCAGGTCGCTTTCGTCAATCAAATACGGTAAGCCGTCTTTGAAATACACCGGCACCGGTTCACCCCAGTAGCGTTGGCGGCTGAAAACCGCATCGCGCATCCGGTAGTTGATTTTGCCTTTACCCAAACCTCGTTCTTCAAGCCACGCAATCAGGGTTGCCGTAGCTTCCTTGTAGGTCATGCCATTGATGATACCCGAGTTAATATAATGGCCTTCTTTGGTGTTGTCAGCCTGTTG
Coding sequences:
- a CDS encoding peptidoglycan-binding protein; this encodes MQKTSFQNELTISSTQQRNGASNSRKEVRKIQSWLTLFSMSHPGSATATGIDGDFGKATEQAVKNFQKAKGVAETGLVDQATFDLLSAPMRAAFLGAGQGAGLRELILTIAENHLVNRPFELIIDQQPNSGPWVRAYMDGNEGSEWFWCMGFVQAILDQAASVQGKNFKKLMPLTYSCDTVGMTGLQKGILSRYTQIRNDPSVVKPGDIFLLQQAPHDWIHAGIISAVDDDIFETIEGNTNEGGSNNGNAVLKRVRNFRKSKLDVFSIESLV
- a CDS encoding DUF2809 domain-containing protein, translated to MPSIHRNRTIYGLLTLIILLMGLASRRFLGDIPFVKTYIGDVLWALMVFFGFAFLFTRWPTKAIALATLIFSFSIESSQLYHAPWIDSLRATRLGGLVLGFTFVWSDLLCYSLGVMIGFVAETFLIPGRYQR
- a CDS encoding glycerophosphodiester phosphodiesterase family protein, whose translation is MTTKQFIVLGLSFGLIACSPKTYTNISSGKGYEFFSYKPNQEVKISVHRGGGDLKGYPENCIESFAYMAKTIGKPNRPVIIECDIDLTKDSVMVMMHDATLDRTTTGTGKLIDKTYAELSPYRLEDNMGNVTPYKIPTLEDVLRWGKNKVTFTLDVKRNVSFAKVVDMIHKTGMGDYAAVITYNAQDAAKLTKLDPNLMISVTIRNQAEYDRLRELGVPDNRMVAFVGVKEPDADLYKFLHQKGIACILGTLGNLDKQAAAKGDQVYKTFADNGADIMSTDRPLEIAKTLYK
- a CDS encoding LLM class flavin-dependent oxidoreductase, with protein sequence MIPFSVLDLSPIVEGNTASQALQNTLSLAQHAEQLGYNRYWLAEHHNMPGIASAATSVVIGYVAGGTKTIRVGSGGIMLPNHSPLVIAEQFGTLESLYPGRIDLGLGRAPGSDQPTARALRRDATGPDTFPQDVLELQRYFQPDDSNQFVQAVPGNGLDVPIWILGSSLFGAQLAAILGLPYAFASHFAPNDLMRALHVYRTQFKPSSHLKEPYAMVAANVIAADTDQEAERLFTSVQQQFLYIRRGKARKMQPPVDDLSATWPDYELAGIDSFFRCSAIGSPRTIQRQLANIIEQTQANELIFTAPIFDHEARKHSLTLTAQVRDALAVEKGEAVGV
- a CDS encoding transposase; this translates as MKANSRYQLLAEQRIDSSTDTLVLEKESLIKLYTSSNRLLTDSFRLISAHLQDKPEQSLLFLTSLPDSLSALEVSQIYRQRWQIEKFFRFIKQQMNFSHFLSRSFNGIKIMAYVMLIGAMLIGLYGRFNDRPGFKINKLLFVYELEADLVKTLIVACHGEPTLLDDALKKHFGQ
- the leuS gene encoding leucine--tRNA ligase gives rise to the protein MADYNHRETEQKWQQFWDDHHTYKPAEQTTKPKYYVLDMFPYPSGAGLHVGHPLGYIASDIVSRYKRLKGFNVLHPMGFDSFGLPAEQYAIQTGQHPAITTEQNRERYIEQLKNIGFSYDWSREVRTSDPSYYKWTQWIFMELFRSWYNKDTDRAEPIETLTNKFAMNGTTDVNAVCADDTPTFTAAEWNAMSTRESYEITLKYRLTYLADAVVNWCPALGTVLANDEVKDGVSERGGYPVEQKLMRQWMMRITAYADRLLTGLDTIDWTESLKEQQRNWIGKSVGASVKFPLGEKREEGGKGRVEISHSSLSSLSSPSSYIEVFTTRVDTIYGVTFMVLAPEHELAAELTTPEQQEAVDAYVNAAKLRSERDRMAETKVVSGVFTGSYCTNPFNGEQVPIFLADYVLAGYGTGAVMAVPSGDQRDWNFATHFNLPIIPILDAQKDVDQQADNTKEGHYINSGIINGMTYKEATATLIAWLEERGLGKGKINYRMRDAVFSRQRYWGEPVPVYFKDGLPYLIDESDLPLELPAVDKYLPTETGEPPLGRAEGWKYTPKSPKGDLNSYDYELSTMPGWAGSSWYWYRYMDPNNDNEFASKEAINYWQNVDLYIGGTEHATGHLLYSRFWNKFMKDRGYVPQEEPFKKLINQGMIQGRSNFVYRIAGTGREGAPAVFLSLNQISGQEVTPLHVDVNIVENDVLDIDAFKKARPDFAENAEFITEPDGRYIVGNEVEKMSKSKFNVVNPDTIVEKYGADVLRLYEMFLGPLEQAKPWSTNGIDGVYRFIRKFWRLFYKDNADGSSNWIVTDEPATPAELKVLHKTIQKAGNDIEAFSFNTSVSQFMICVNELATLNCHKRAILQDLVLILSPYAPHITEELWAALGNEPGTISQAEFPVFNPAYLVEDAFEYPIQINGKVRTTISFAIDRAPAEIEREVLADEIVQKWLEGKSPKKVVVVPKRIVNVVI